A single region of the Fusarium fujikuroi IMI 58289 draft genome, chromosome FFUJ_chr05 genome encodes:
- a CDS encoding related to pyridoxine 4-dehydrogenase, producing MVKEIQFGDITVPSPGFGAMGISFGLGSNLSLEEAEPVLLKAIELGCTFWDTAVVYQAGVNEKLLGDFIRKHNVRDKVFIASKCGFDVFGKGGVTNSASHIKEYIEGTIERLGFAPDLYYLHRIDPNTPLEESIPALDEIRKQGKTKYIGLSECSAKTLRKANSIAKIDAVQAEYSAFETLHETDGLIDTAKELGIAYVAYSPLGHGWLVDDFPYKSPDDFAPDDFRRTVPKFQGENFYKNKAIVEEIKKLAVRKGCTLTQIALAWVASQGMIAIPGTTKAHRLEENWASRNVDLTEEEKAEMRRIIDSAKPQGNRYSATHQAMVGH from the exons ATGGTCAAAGAGATTCAGTTTGGCGACATCACCGTCCCATCACCTGGCTTCGGCGCCATGGGAATAAGCTTTGGTCTGGGATCCAATCTGTCTCTagaagaagctgaacctGTCCTGCTCAAAGCCATCGAGTTAGGCTGCACCTTTTGGGATACAGCT GTAGTGTATCAAGCTGGCGTCAACGAAAAGCTTCTTGGGGACTTCATCAGGAAACACAACGTCCGAGACAAGGTTTTTA TCGCTTCAAAGTGTGGTTTTGATGTCTTTGGCAAGGGAGGAGTGACCAATTCTGCCTCCCATATCAAGGAGTATATCGAAGGGACCATTGAAAGACTTGGCTTTGCCCCTGATCTGTATTATCTGCATCGAATTGACCCCA ACACTCCCCTCGAAGAGTCCATTCCTGCTCTTGATGAAATCCGAAAGCAGGGAAAGACAAAGTACATTGGTCTGTCTGAATGTTCTGCAAAGACCTTGCGCAAGGCGAATTCCA TTGCAAAGATCGATGCTGTCCAAGCTGAATACTCAGCCTTTGAGACACTGCACGAGACCGATGGTCTAATTGATACAGCGAAAGAGCTCGGCATCGCCTATGTCGCCTACAGCCCACTCGGACACGGCTGGCTTGTCGATGACTTTCCTTACAAGAGCCCAGATGATTTCGCACCCGACGACTTTCGGCGAACAG TCCCCAAGTTTCAAGGCGAAAACTtctacaagaacaaggctaTAGTagaagaaataaagaaaCTCGCTGTTCGCAAGGGATGCACTTTGACGCAAATCGCGCTTGCTTGGGTTGCGTCCCAGGGAATGATTGCTATTCCTGGTACGACCAAGGCGCACCGTTTGGAGGAGAACTGGGCATCGAGGAATGTTGACTTGactgaggaagaaaaagctgagatgaggaggattATTGATTCGGCTAAGCCCCAGGGAAATAGGTATAGTGCTACTCATCAGGCTATGGTTGGTCACTAG
- a CDS encoding related to carbonic anhydrase: MPALDTSPVSSPVLYPSVTSDFEAANRKYAAKFTQSHLPSPPRRKVAVVACMDSRLDVEKVLGLDLGDAHVIRNAGGRAVEALRSILISQQMLGTREIIVMHHTGCGMQSFSDTDFRSKIRRELKEDVDHMAFLPFSDLWQSVIDDVAFLRKSPLILDVPITGYVYDVKTGRIEQVDERADSECSSP, from the exons atgccTGCACTTGACACTTCACCCGTGTCCTCACCCGTTCTCTATCCATCAGTCACGTCCGACTTTGAAGCTGCGAATCGCAAATATGCAGCAAAGTTTACCCAGTCCCACTTACCATCTCCGCCCCGTCG AAAGGTAGCAGTGGTAGCGTGCATGGACAGCAGATTGGACGTTGAAAAAGTACTGGGTCTAGACCTTGGCGATGCCCATGTCATCCGAAATG CTGGCGGTCGTGCTGTCGAAGCGCTTCGATCAATCTTGATTTCTCAGCAGATGCTGGGCACGCGTGAGATTATTGTCATGCACCAT ACCGGCTGCGGCATGCAGAGCTTCTCCGACACAGATTTCCGGTCCAAGATCAGACGAGAACTAAAGGAAGACGTGGACCACATGGCGTTTCTTCCGTTCTCTGATTTGTGGCAGAGTGTTATTGATGACGTTGCCTTCTTGCGCAAGAGCCCATTGATTTTGGATGTTCCGATTACTGGATATGTTTATGATGTCAAGACGGGTCGGATTGAGCAGGTTGATGAGAGGGCTGATTCTGAATGCTCTAGCCCTTAG
- a CDS encoding related to aryl-alcohol dehydrogenases, translating into MSISRTLLLLDTPTDPAFRVGGSGLKVSQIILGCMSFGDKNWQPWLLDRDEALPVLKYAVDKGINTWDVADTYSNGESERILGTAIKHYNIPRSKLVIMSKCFQFVDEEKGPIDPATLTSNNGPRVNRVGLSRKHILDAVDQSVERLGTYIDVLQIYRMDRDAPLKEIMKALNDVIESGKVRYTGASSMTAWEFRMLQNVAEQNGWHKLISIQGLYNIVYREEEREMNPYCNYTGVGLFPWSPLAEGVLAHSWTDRTDAREQKDPFLKLLFRGEDQNTNRAVVDRVEELAQKKGVAMAQIAQSWLIAKDICLSAAWRAKKELIRQWEHFR; encoded by the exons ATGAGCATCTCAAGAacccttctcctcttggaTACGCCGACTGACCCAGCTTTCAGAGTTGGCGGCTCCGGTCTCAAAGTCTCCCAAATCATCCTAGGATGCATGAGTTTCGGCGACAAGAACTGGCAGCCCTGGCTCCTCGATAGGGACGAGGCTCTCCCGGTCCTCAAGTATGCCGTCGACAAAGGCATCAACACGTGGGATGTCGCCGATACATACTCAAATGGAGAGTCGGAGAGGATCCTCGGCACGGCTATCAAGCACTATAACATTCCCCGCTCCAAGTTGGTCATTATGTCCAAGTGCTTCCAGTTTGTCGACGAGGAGAAGGGCCCTATAGATCCAGCAACTCTCACCAGTAACAATGGTCCTCGTGTCAACAGAGTTGGCCTCTCTCGGAAGCATATTCTTGACGCAGTGGACCAGAGCGTCGAACGACTGGGAACCTATATCGACGTTTTGCAGATCTATAGGATGGATCGTGATGCTCCTCTGAAGGAGATTATGAAAGCGCTCAATGATGTGATCGAAAGCGGAAAGGTTCGCTATACTGGTGCCAGCTCG ATGACAGCTTGGGAGTTTCGAATGCTCCAGAATGTTGCCGAGCAGAACGGATGGCATAAACTCATCTCCATTCAAGGTCTATATAACATTGTCTACCgcgaggaagaaagagaaatgaATCCTTACTGCAACTACACTGGCGTCGGTCTGTTCCCCTGGTCTCCCCTTGCCGAAGGAGTTCTTGCGCATTCTTGGACAGACAGAACAGATGCTCGAGAGCAGAAGGACCCCTTCCTCAAGCTTCTATTCCGCGGTGAAGACCAAAATACCAATCGAGCCGTCGTTGACCGTGTAGAGGAGTTGGCTCAGAAGAAGGGTGTCGCTATGGCCCAGATCGCGCAGTCTTGGCTGATTGCAAAGGATATATGCCTATCTGCGGCTTGGAGAGCGAAGAAAGAATTAATCAGGCAGTGGGAGCACTTCAGGTGA
- a CDS encoding probable benzoate 4-monooxygenase cytochrome P450 produces MAVVDILFTWWSIPIAAGVFIATYFYSYFVTYGHLRDIPAPFPAQFTNLWLLYICRRGERYRVVDEIHKRLGPVVRIQPNHTSIADPDAIATIYGHGNGFLKSDFYDAFVSIRRGLFNTRDRAEHTRKRKLISHVFSAKSISQFEPYIHANLELFVKQLDKLVASGQTTDKNGKRQALMDCLPWFNYLAFDVIGDLAFGVPFGMLANGADVAEVRATPDSPPIYASAIEILNRRGEVSATLGCWPQLKPYAQWLPDPFFSNGLNAVKNLAGIAIARVKARLDNPPSVERKDLLARLMEGRDEKGEPLGREELTAEALTQLIAGSDTTSNSSCALLYHVTRTPGVLEKLQAELDNAIPADVSVPTYDMVRDLTYLNNVISETLRYHSTSGIGLPRQIPDNSPGVTIKGHYFPPGSVLSVPTYTLHHSKEIWGPDADDFKPERWDSLNDLQKTAFNPFSHGPRACVGRNVAEMEMKLIAATWARRYTPELKQEVMETREGFLRKPLGLDIALKMR; encoded by the exons ATGGCTGTCGTCGATATCCTCTTCACCTGGTGGTCAATCCCCATTGCCGCAGGTGTCTTCATCGCGACGTATTTCTACTCATACTTTGTGACATACGGCCATCTGAGAGATATACCGGCGCCTTTCCCGGCGCAGTTCACGAATCTGTGGCTTCTCTACATCTGCAGGCGTGGTGAACGGTATCGCGTCGTGGATGAGATTCACAAGAGATTAGGTCCTGTCGTACGAATCCAGCCTAACCACACCTCCATCGCGGATCCCGATGCAATCGCCACCATATACGGCCACGGAAATGGCTTCTTGAAGTC TGATTTCTACGATGCATTTGTCTCAATCCGACGAGGTCTCTTCAACACGCGCGATCGCGCTGAGCACACACGAAAGCGCAAGCTCATCTCTCATGTCTTCTCCGCCAAGTCAATTAGCCAATTTGAGCCGTACATCCACGCCAACCTCGAGCTCTTTGTCAAACAGCTCGACAAACTTGTCGCATCAGGCCAGACTACGGATAAGAACGGAAAGCGACAAGCGCTTATGGATTGTCTCCCGTGGTTTAATTACCTCGCATTCGATGTCATCGGCGATCTCGCGTTCGGTGTACCCTTTGGCATGCTCGCAAATGGCGCTGACGTAGCCGAAGTTCGAGCGACGCCTGATAGCCCGCCTATTTATGCCTCCGCGATTGAGATTCTGAACAGGAGAGGTGAAGTCAGCGCGACGTTGGGTTGCTGGCCGCAATTGAAGCCGTATGCGCAATGGTTGCCCGACCCGTTTTTCAGCAACGGCCTCAACGCGGTCAAGAATCTCGCCGGAATTGCGATCGCACGTGTAAAGGCAAGATTGGATAACCCGCCATCCGTTGAACGAAAGGATCTTCTCGCGCGACTCATGGAAGGCAGAGATGAGAAGGGTGAGCCGTTGGGTCGCGAGGAGTTGACGGCCGAAGCTTTGACGCAGCTCATCGCCGGCAGTGACACCACGTCCAATTCATCATGCGCTTTGCTATATCACGTCACGCGAACTCCAGGCGTACTCGAGAAACTACAGGCCGAGCTTGATAATGCGATCCCTGCTGACGTCTCGGTTCCTACGTACGACATGGTTCGCGACCTAACCTATCTCAACAACGTCATCAGTGAAACCCTCCGATACCATTCAACATCAGGCATCGGCCTCCCGCGCCAAATCCCCGACAACTCCCCCGGCGTCACGATCAAGGGCCATTATTTCCCGCCCGGCAGCGTGCTCAGCGTGCCGACGTACACGCTGCATCACTCGAAGGAGATCTGGGGCCCTGATGCGGATGACTTTAAGCCGGAGCGTTGGGATAGTCTGAATGACCTGCAAAAGACTGCGTTTAATCCGTTTAGCCATGGGCCGAGAGCGTGCGTGGGTAGGAATGTTgcggagatggagatgaagttgatcGCGGCGACGTGGGCGAGGAGATACACACCAGAGTTGAAGCAGGAGGTTATGGAAACACGTGAGGGGTTCCTGAGGAAGCCGTTGGGGTTGGATATTGCTTTGAAGATGAGGTAG
- a CDS encoding related to NADH oxidase — protein MTDLLVSKPLELPCGLTLPNRLVKAALAEEMADRQNLPTTKQMERTYGAWADGGWGMILTGNVQIDERYLGGFADCSINGSLPDEKVLEAYKRFVGICRRKGTPTIMQINHPGRQSPIGAGSKSFLAKNIAPSAVPLDMGNDIISKIVTTFVFGCPKEMTLEDIDDVVKRFANTARIAAAAGFDGVEIHAAHGYLLSQFLSAKSNKRTDEYGGSAAARAKIIVDVVKAIRAATPANFCVGLKMNSADHQSPTELQECLEQISLITEVGLDFLEVSGGSYENPTMFTGTGEKKAASTAARESFFLEFAHEVRAKFPKVLLMVTGGFRTRAGIEDALSQGACDLIGIGRPSIINPSLPASIILNKEVKTEDAKLYAKRIHTPWILKQIGPKSVGSGVEITWYRNQLQAIGK, from the exons ATGACAGACCTACTCGTTTCAAAACCTCTCGAGCTACCATGCGGCCTCACGCTGCCTAACCGCCTCGTCAAGGCCGCCCTCGCGGAGGAAATGGCTGATCGCCAAAATCTCCCTACAACAAAGCAGATGGAACGTACATACGGTGCATGGGCTGATGGAGGCTGGGGCATGATCTTGACTGGAAATGTTCAGATTGACGAACGCTACCTCGGTGGATTCGCTGATTGCTCTATCAATGGGAGTTTGCCAGACGAAAAAGTTCTCGAGGCATATAAGAGATTCGTCGGTATCTGCCGAAGAAAGGGAACGCCGACAATCATGCAAATCAACCATCCAGGTCGACAATCACCAATTGGAGCTGGCAGCAAGTCATTCTTGGCTAAGAATATCGCCCCGAGTGCTGTTCCACTAGATATGGGGAACGACATTATTTCAAAGATTGTGACGACCTTTGTCTTCGGATGTCCAAAGGAGATGACTCTCGAAGACATTGATGATGTCGTGAAGCGATTCGCTAATACAGCCCGAATCGCAGCGGCCGCCGGCTTCGACGGAGTTGAGATTCATGCCGCACACGGATATCTCTTGTCTCAATTCCTGTCTGCCAAGTCCAATAAGCGAACCGATGAGTATGGaggatcagcagcagcaagggcAAAGATCATCGTCGACGTCGTCAAGGCAATCCGAGCAGCAACACCCGCGAACTTTTGCGTCGGCCTGAAGATGAACTCTGCAGACCACCAGTCTCCCACTGAGCTCCAGGAGTGTCTAGAGCAGATTTCTCTGATTACAGAGGTCGGCTTGGACTTTTTGGAAGTCAGCGGCGGAAGCTATGAGAACCCAACT ATGTTTACTGGAACtggtgagaagaaggccgccaGTACAGCTGCGCGAGAGTCGTTCTTCCTCGAATTCGCTCACGAGGTGCGCGCCAAGTTTCCGAAGGTGCTTTTGATGGTCACTGGCGGATTCCGCACGCGGGCGGGTATAGAAGACGCTTTGAGTCAAGGCGCTTGCGATCTGATTGGAATTGGCAGGCCATCTATTATCAACCCCTCTTTGCCTGCGAGTATCATTTTGAACAAGGAGGTCAAGACTGAGGATGCCAAGCTCTATGCGAAGAGGATCCATACGCCTTGGATTCTGAAGCAGATTGGACCCAAGAGTGTTGGATCCGGTGTTGAAATT ACCTGGTACAGAAACCAACTGCAGGCCATCGGAAAGTGA
- a CDS encoding related to DHA14-like major facilitator efflux transporter (MFS transporter) yields MTSLPQRDAIEPAPAQSHQQTPDHTEKTATAGPIPGSSNDPDTESNSGNVELQDQSQRLPFLRLILAYICLCFCYFISYLDMNSVATSLPTISEALDAGPTVTWVGTSYLLGQLSFQPLYGRISDITGRKPVLLFSMGCIVIGGLLCGFARTPVWLYVCRTISGIGGGGISSSVAIIVSDLVSLRSRGKYQGFISLAIGIGAACGPFVAAGLIQLTTDGWRWAFWVPSIMGAVCFVLLLLLLPLKPVSGSFREKARKIDWMGVMASIAGIVLTVMAINSGGSMWAWENVKTISILTIGLITLLAFIIIEAFFARIPIIPLRLFKQRSPAVLILTGFLHDFAWQSTQYFVPLYYQTVRGFTPLKSATLIVPFLLAQGLAGAASGPIMARYARYMPILRTGFTIWSIGAGLKLLFNEHTHVTVYVIVLAIEGAGIGWVHQPGLVALQANSADQDRAVATGTRNVFRSLGGVVGIAVSTAAYYATLSKDLSQSNAVPNWLRDRVLDGSWAVGDSHTAEFESAIINARMQGFRVIFITTIPLMALCLLASFLVDDIVLKGDTGQEGMRKRGQATKPASSPTAPSDTKRDSSQQLEASNG; encoded by the exons ATGACCTCACTGCCTCAAAGAGACGCAATTGAGCCTGCACCAGCTCAGAGTCACCAGCAAACCCCCGACCATACTGAGAAAACCGCGACCGCTGGACCTATTCCTGGCTCATCAAACGACCCTGACACCGAAAGCAACAGCGGAAATGTAGAGCTCCAAGATCAGTCACAGCGCCTACCATTCTTGCGACTCATTCTTGCCTACATCTGTCTGTGTTTCTGTTACTTCATCTCATATCTCGACATGAATTCTGTCGCGACATCTTTGCCCACCATATCTGAGGCTCTCGATGCTGGTCCAACTGTTACTTGGGTCGGAACGTCATACCTTCTCGGCCAACTCTCATTCCAGCCACTTTATGGCAGGATATCCGATATCACCGGGCGGAAACCTGTCTTATTATTCTCAATGGGTTGTATCGTAATTGGCGGTCTCCTCTGTGGTTTCGCTCGCACACCCGTCTGGTTGTACGTCTGTCGCACAATCAGCGGCATTGGCGGAGGCGGCATAAGCTCTTCAGTGGCTATCATCGTCAGCGATCTCGTTAGTCTAAGATCACGAGGGAAGTATCAAGGATTCATCAGCCTCGCCATTGGGATCGGAGCTGCTTGTGGTCCATTTGTCGCTGCTGGGTTGATACAATTGACCACTGACGGGTGGCGATGGGCCTTCTGGGTCCCGTCGATAATGGGAGCCGTATGTtttgtgcttcttcttctactttTGCCTCTGAAGCCCGTTTCCGGGAGCTTCAGGGAGAAAGCTCGCAAGATTGATTGGATGGGAGTAATGGCTTCGATTGCTGGTATCGTGCTAACGGTT ATGGCCATCAACTCTGGTGGAAGCATGTGGGCCTGGGAAAATGTCAAGACCATCTCCATCCTCACTATCGGCCTCATCACGCTGCTTGCCTTCATAATCATTGAAGCTTTCTTTGCCCGAATCCCCATCATTCCCTTGAGGCTGTTCAAGCAAAGATCACCAGCTGTGCTCATCCTTACCGGATTCCTACACGACTTCGCGTGGCAGTCTACGCAGTACTTTGTACCTCTCTACTACCAAACTGTTCGTGGTTTCACGCCTCTGAAGAGCGCGACGCTCATTGTACCGTTTCTGCTCGCGCAAGGACTTGCTGGCGCTGCTTCAGGACCCATCATGGCCCGGTATGCAAG ATACATGCCCATCCTACGGACAGGCTTCACTATTTGGTCCATAGGTGCCGGTCTCAAGCTTCTATTCAATGAGCACACTCATGTCACCGTCTACGTAATAGTCCTAGCTATTGAAGGAGCAGGGATAGGATGGGTCCATCAGCCAG GCCTTGTTGCTTTACAAGCCAACTCTGCAGACCAAGATCGTGCTGTAGCTACCGGAACCCGCAACGTCTTTCGCTCCCTCGGTGGCGTTGTTGGTATTGCTGTGTCCACAGCTGCATACTATGCTACTCTAAGCAAAGATCTTTCACAATCCAACGCGGTTCCTAATTGGCTTCGCGACCGTGTCTTGGATGGCTCATGGGCTGTTGGGGACTCCCACACTGCAGAGTTCGAAAGCGCTATCATCAATGCGCGAATGCAAGGCTTCCGAGTGATCTTCATCACCACGATACCTCTCATGGCTTTATGTCTGCTGGCCAGTTTCTTGGTAGATGATATTGTTCTAAAGGGGGACACTGGTCAGGAAGGGATGAGAAAAAGAGGTCAGGCGACCAAGCCAGCATCTTCTCCCACAGCGCCGTCAGATACCAAGAGGGATAGCTCGCAACAGCTAGAGGCTTCTAATGGGTAA
- a CDS encoding related to alfa-L-rhamnosidase, with translation MANIKVVDVRFEHYRPGNALGIDDRRPRISWRFNGTSQDPKQDAYDIELTGVDLESQQPHGAKTYKVKSSQAYLVPWPCDEPLSSRQRYEIRVRAYLSGETEPTSWSDVEFVEAGLLNRQDWSGTQLISAPWSDNQDKSLPEDTFRKQFGISGDIQSARLYITSQGVYEAEINGKRVGDHFLAPGWTVYEHRLRYQTFDVTELISDGYNCIGARVAEGWFKGRLGFEGGKRNIHGTRTALLARLEITSKDGTISTISTDETWTTTQGPIQMAEIYDGEKYDATAEIEEWSMSGSVSGDWQKVQVLPPLSEETALIAGSAEPTRRIETIKPISKIDTPSGKLVLDFGQNLVGYLRIRVRGSRGHKITLYHAEVLEHGELGTRPLRHCEARDTYTIRGEGEEVYEPRFTFHGFRYAQVDNWPGSQDDILEKVEAVVCHTDMEETGYFSCSDDMLNKLWSNVRWSTKGNFLSIPTDCPQRDERLGWTGDIALFAPTATFLYGCHGILNDWLKGLHYEQKKRNGIPPMVSPNTIVDGLFAQIHPFAIWHDVTVLAPWALWEEHGDSEILAQQYDSMVAWLNAVPMGKAADKDHLWDSSVFQLADWLDPSAPPDAPQKSATDMMLVANAFLIQSYDIMVRITEILGNDDSTVYKAKATKAREQYAKKYISENGRMASDSQTAYALAICFNLLTGPSQLKLVGNRLAEIVRANEYRVGTGFAGTPFICEALAKTNHMDVAYGMLLNQKCPSWLYPVTMGATTVWERWDSMLPDGSINPGDMTSFNHYAYGAVAKFMVERVAGLKQLTPAWARCRVDPCIGGGITSARASHLTPHGNVSVSWKLIEGGEVQLDVVVPPFTEMEVVLGNGDSDVQVVGYGEWSFKQHV, from the exons ATGGCAAACATCAAAGTCGTCGACGTCAGATTCGAGCATTACAGGCCTGGAAATGCTCTTGGAATTGACGACAGAAGGCCTCGTATCTCCTGGCGTTTCAATGGAACATCTCAAGATCCAAAACAGGATGCATATGACATTGAACTCACAGGTGTTGACCTGGAATCACAACAGCCACATGGGGCAAAAACTTACAAGGTCAAATCATCACAAGCGTACCTCGTTCCCTGGCCTTGTGACGAACCACTAAGTTCTCGGCAACGCTATGAGATTCGAGTAAGAGCATACCTTTCCGGCGAGACTGAACCAACGTCTTGGAGCGACGTTGAATTTGTCGAAGCCGGTCTCTTGAACCGACAAGATTGGTCGGGTACCCAGCTCATTTCAGCACCATGGTCCGACAACCAAGACAAATCCTTGCCTGAAGACACGTTCCGCAAGCAATTCGGCATCAGTGGCGACATTCAGTCCGCGAGACTATACATCACATCTCAAGGTGTCTACGAAGCTGAGATCAACGGAAAGAGAGTCGGAGATCACTTTCTTGCACCTGGTTGGACAGTATATGAGCATCGCCTGAGATATCAGACCTTTGATGTGACGGAACTTATTTCCGATGGCTATAATTGCATCGGAGCTCGCGTGGCTGAAGGGTGGTTTAAAGGCCGTCTAGGATTTGAGGGTGGAAAGCGAAATATTCATGGAACACGGACAGCGCTGCTTGCTCGGCTTGAGATTACATCAAAAGATGGAACTATCTCGACGATATCGACAGACGAGACATGGACTACAACGCAAGGACCAATCCAAATGGCTGAAATCTACGACGGGGAGAAGTACGATGCCACTGCTGAAATAGAAGAATGGTCAATGTCAGGGTCTGTGTCAGGAGATTGGCAGAAAGTACAAGTCCTTCCGCCATTGTCTGAAGAGACTGCCCTCATTGCTGGATCAGCAGAGCCAACTCGAAGGATTGAGACCATCAAGCCGATCTCCAAGATTGACACACCCTCAGGAAAGTTGGTGCTCGACTTTGGGCAAAACCTGGTTGGCTATCTGCGGATCCGTGTTCGAGGTTCAAGAGGCCATAAGATAACTCTTTATCATGCCGAGGTCCTTGAACATGGCGAACTTGGAACCAGGCCATTGCGACATTGCGAAGCTAGAGATACCTATACTATTCGTGGCGAGGGCGAAGAAGTCTATGAGCCTAGGTTCACATTTCATGGCTTCCGGTATGCCCAAGTCGACAATTGGCCTGGGTCCCAAGACGATATTCTAGAGAAAGTGGAAGCCGTTGTTTGCCATACTGATATGGAAGAAACAGGCTATTTCTCTTGCTCAGACGACATGCTCAATAAACTATGGAGCAATGTCCGATGGTCAACCAAAGGGAACTTCCTCTCCATCCCTACAGATTGCCCTCAGAGGGACGAACGTCTCGGTTGGACTGGCGACATCGCTTTATTTGCCCCTACAGCGACATTCCTCTATGGATGTCACGGTATCCTGAACGATTGGCTCAAGGGCCTCCACTacgagcagaagaagcgcaatGGTATCCCGCCGATGGTCTCCCCTAATACCATAGTGGACGGCCTCTTTGCGCAGATCCACCCCTTTGCTATTTGGCATGATGTTACTGTGCTCGCGCCTTGGGCGTTGTGGGAGGAGCACGGAGACTCCGAAATTCTGGCTCAGCAGTATGACTCAATGGTGGCGTGGCTGAATGCTGTGCCGATGGGCAAGGCGGCTGATAAGGACCACTTATGGGACTCGAGTGTGTTCCAGCTCGCG GATTGGCTTGACCCTAGTGCTCCTCCAGATGCTCCTCAGAAGTCAGCGACTGACATGATGCTCGTCGCCAACGCCTTTCTGATACAATCATACGACATCATGGTTCGAATCACAGAGATCCTTGGAAATGATGATTCCACTGTCTACAAAGCGAAAGCAACTAAGGCCCGAGAACAATATGCCAAAAAATATATCTCAGAGAATGGTCGCATGGCTTCAGATTCGCAGACGGCCTACGCTTTAGCCATTTGCTTCAATCTGCTCACTGGGCCTTCTCAGTTGAAGTTGGTAGGCAACCGTCTCGCTGAGATTGTACGAGCCAACGAGTATCGCGTTGGTACCGGCTTCGCAGGAACCCCATTCATCTGTGAGGCTTTGGCAAAGACAAACCATATGGATGTCGCGTATGGCATGCTTCTTAATCAGAAGtgtccttcttggctttacCCAGTGACCATGGGCGCGACAACGGTTTGGGAGCGTTGGGACAGCATGCTACCTGATGGATCGATCAATCCAGGAGACATGACCAGTTTCAATCACTATGCGTACGGCGCGGTGGCTAAGTTTATGGTGGAGCGCGTCGCAGGTTTGAAGCAATTGACACCGGCGTGGGCGAGATGTCGTGTAGATCCTTGTATTGGCGGCGGTATCACATCTGCGAGGGCGTCGCATTTGACACCGCATGGAAACGTCTCAGTCTCTTGGAAATTGATCGAAGGAGGAGAGGTACAACTTGACGTGGTAGTGCCACCATTTACAGAAATGGAGGTCGTGCTTGGGAATGGTGACTCTGACGTTCAAGTTGTAGGGTATGGAGAATGGTCTTTTAAGCAGCACGTGTAG